The Pungitius pungitius chromosome 10, fPunPun2.1, whole genome shotgun sequence DNA window ACAGGACCaataaaactcaaaaaaacattcacacgtCCAGCAATGTAGTTAATCACAATGACACACTCTCCAAAGCAGGAGTTATACCTGCCTGGTTCTTCAAGGTTTTCTTTAAGCAGCACAGTGTGAAGGAAAGCAGAACATgtccaacacagacacacacagatcttaactcttttttgtgtgactttgttggCATAATGCAGAGGCTcacaaatagccacatatcggtcaactgatatgagcaccatggtTCCTACTGAGGCAGAAGTAATTACAAAGTCCAGGAAAGTATAAAGGATACACATGAGGTCACCTAGAATCCAGCAGCCTTCTATAAGCACAATTTGAAAGAACACGATGAGGCCCACGAAGAAGTCTGAGACggccagagagaagaggaggaggtttgtgtttgtgtggagctGTCTTTGGAGATAAGAAAACAAGCTCAACAAGATCATTTTTGTTAACAGCAAATGTTTATAAGAGAAATGTTAAGAGAAAAAAGCAATTAATAAAACACAACTTATTTTCATTGAGTCTACCATTTCATCCACCATTCCTTCTGATTTACCGGCctaattaattgaattgaaatatcTGAATacttgaagtgggagatggagatgatgaccagcaggttgagagtcacagtgagcagagagatggaggacaataaaatgtaaatcaacattGCTTCTAAGTGAGGACGAATTggctttctgcaggaggtgttgatgagttgtggaaagcaaagttcagttcccaccaaggtttccatcactgagaggagaagctgcagaacagcttcagctgactggccaaagcttcttgtcttacaactgattggtctctttactttgggtccacccctcctacttcatcacctctgctgttgtttctTTCTCCATGGAGATTGAAGAACAATAGTTTCTGGCATGTTTAAGTGTATTTTCAGGGAtcttttattacttttactttctctgtaattatttttctttttattcttaatATTGTGAACCTTTACACATTCTTGACAAGCTAACTCCTTCTTCGATCAGGCCATAGACGACGTGTAGGAAAAGCACGTCTGCGAGTCGGCGGCGACTCGCCTGTCCCAATCCGTCAGCCGAACGCGTTCGTGGAACATAGACCCCCAGGAGccgatttggaggacacatctgATCTATGCTTTGCGGCCccgcatatcccagcatgcattgcggGCCGAAGAggatttacagttttttttaaagcgctaATCGTGATTCTTGTAGCACAATTTCTAAAACTATTAATATGTATAACTAAATAACTCACTGAGTTTGCCAAACTAAAAGCACAAACATTGCTTTGCACTCAGTCTGCaattttgtaacacacacactttgcaaaaCTGTAGGCACTATTCACTGCACAACACTCTTATTGCAGAACTTTAAACACAACTCACTGCTTACACTCAATTACCAAATTTACAACACACTCCTTGCAAAATTATACACATGTTTGGCTATCATTAACACTATTTTGCCAACTGTCTAGCACACTTTCACATGTGAAAACTGTTTTAGATAATTAGTTCACTTTGCAATCAGCCTAAGCACTATAAATAAGCCATAGGTGAGCTGTCTGTGTGGAGTACAATGGAACGAACAGTAAGAGTGAGAAGAGTGAGAATCAGAGGAAGCCGAGGAGGTGAAGTagttggaggaagaggaagtggagtTGAAGAAGCGAGAGAGTTAGAGGAAGTTagaggaagaggacaaggaggggaaagaggaagGGTAAGAAGAGTAAGAAATAGAATAACTGATAACATCAGAGCTACAATAGTGGACCATGTCATCAACCATGGGATGACCCTGAGGTAAGCTGTCCAATGGGTTCAGCCTAATTTGAGCCGCTACACTGTGGCAAGCATCATTTCGAAAGGAGAATCTGTAAGTACTTTGTAGCACTGCCATACTCTAATGAGAACCACAACAGTACCATACATGCAAAAATACTGAAATTGTTACTTTACAGAATTGCTAGATGTCCAGATGTTGGGGGCAGAGGAAGAATGCAAGAGACCCATATAGTGAACATGGTCATTGCCAATAATGCAATAAGACTGCGCGAAATACACTAACAAGTTGTGTACTTGCGCGCCACAGAATAAGAATGAAGCAAATTTACAGAGTTCCTTTcgagagaaacacaaaacgtGTAAAGGAACTGCAAATGACTATGTGCAGGTGAGCTATACTGTCATTGGTTCTGAATTTGGAAGTGCATACTGTAGTGCTGTGCATGGGCCTGATGtgttgcatctgttttgtcttATCCAGAGAGTGATGGAACTAGAAGCAGATGCCATGGGACATGAGCTACTTTTTGTAGATGAGGTCGGTTTTAACCTCGGTAAAACCAGGAGACATGACAGGAACATTATTGGACACCGTGCCATCATCAATGTCCCAGGACAACGTGGTGGTAACATAACCATGTGTGCAGCTATAAGCCAAAATGGTGTTGTTCACTATCATGCAACCATAGGCCCATACAACACTGcacacattattgcattgctggACATCTTACATGACATGTTCAATGTTCAGAGACCAGAGCATACCCGATATGTCATCATATGGGACAACTTTAGTTTCCATAGGGCTGCTTTGGTCCGCAACTGGTTTACAGACCACCCATTCTTCATGGCAGACCACCCATTCTTCATGGCACTCAATCTCCCTCCATACTCTCCATTCTTAAATCCCATTGAGGAGTTCTTCTCTGCCTGGCGCTAGAAGGTGTACGACCGTCATCCTCATCAACAGGTAGCCCTTTTACAGGCAATGGAGGAGGCATGTGGAGACATTGACCAGGCATCATGTCAGGCCTGGATACGGCATTCAAGGAGATATTTTCCCTGGTGGAGGATATTGCAATACCACGTGGACGAAATGTTGTGGCCGAACCCAGAAAGACGACATGATTTAGGCTgattgtcttttcattttttttggtgaaataaCTATTTTGTGTTCTGACTTTGTCTTGGTTTTGATGAGTGTGAATAAACACCAATACTTGAAGTTTGGATCCTTTTATGTTTACATGACACTATGACAAAAATATGACCTCAAATTGACATCTGTACACAGAGAAAGCAAAATGAATACCATTTTGTATTCATACCATCAGTGTGTAGTTGGCACATTGTGTGTTCAGTAGATGATGGCTTGTGTTTACTGTTTGATACAAAATTCTTATTTTTGTGTAGAGTTTTGCAAAAATAGCCA harbors:
- the LOC134132795 gene encoding trace amine-associated receptor 13c-like; protein product: CFPQLINTSCRKPIRPHLEAMLIYILLSSISLLTVTLNLLVIISISHFKQLHTNTNLLLFSLAVSDFFVGLIVFFQIVLIEGCWILGDLMCILYTFLDFVITSASVGTMVLISVDRYVAICEPLHYANKVTQKRVKICVCLCWTCSAFLHTVLLKENLEEPGRYNSCFGECVIVINYIAGRVNVFLSFIGPVTVIIVLYMRVFVVAVTQARAMRSHAAALPLRLSLTITPKKSEMKAARTLGVVIVVFLLCLSPFYCVSLSGQDTLLNASSSTIVICLFYFNSCLNPLIYAFFYPWFRKSMKLIVSLEILQPGSCERNLL